From the Candidatus Peregrinibacteria bacterium genome, the window CGTATGCGCTTCCAGAAGATTAAGTCCCATCGGACGTTCGATGTCTGAAGGATTAAAAATGATGACATCACGTGCACGTTCCTTCGGAATATATTCCAAAATATCTTCTACAAGATCTCCATGTGGATCTACAACGCAAAAACCTTTTCCTTGCTCCGCATCTTGCCGCGCGAGAAACGAAATAAGCGCAGATTTACCAGAACCAGATTTTCCGATGATGTACATGTGACGCGACCTGTCCTGATGCTTGATAAAGATTTTTGTTTTCTGCCCTCGATAACTATTAAGTCCCAGGAGTTGTCCTTCCTGAGGAATATCTGGTGGCGGCGGAAGCACTTTATATTTCAGCCATTTGATGATCGCAGCAGTGTTGTATTTCGCATCTGGAAAATGAAATATTGTGGCGAGTTCATCTGGAACCATAAGAGAAATTTTTCCAAAATAGAATTTTCCCAAGCGACGTTTGAATCCGTGATATATGAGGGGAGCATTGATGAAGTTCATCGGGATTATTCGCCGATTCTGGAACCAATTATTATACGAATCTTTAAAAATAGAAAACGCCACCACCAGATTGTTGAGGATGTCTTCGACTCGAAAAGCTGTTTTTGCACATGCCATAACGCGAATGGTGGTATCGAATCCGGGTTGCCCCGCTTTGGTTCCCATTCGTTTAATCGCCTCTTCCTGAGGCTGAATCATACGAATAAAGTGATCTCCACCACTCGCTCCAGGAGCATTCGTTTTTGAAATATTGTCAGCACCTCCGGGGATGAAAAGGGAGAAAATGAAATTGAGGAGAGATCCCAAAATCGGAATACTCGACAGAATCGGAATATTCCATGTTTTTTTTCGTTGATAAAGATCCGTCGCATTTTTCTCTGCTTTTTTCCTCCATTTTTCACTTCGAATCGGATTCACAATCATTTGAATAACCGCCGTTTCATCTTCTTCAAGTTTAGAAAATACGTTTGAAAGATCGTTCAAAGGGTCTTCCTCAATTTCTCGATACATGAGGATGGGCTTGAAAATATCCTCCTTGAGATACATGTAGAAACCATTAAAGAGATGTTTTTCTCTTTTAAATTCATAGTCTTGAGTTGCTTCGATGTCGGCACTCGGATAAAAAGTGGTGATCTGTTTTTCGACAATGCTCTGAAAATACTCATCGCACACAACATAAAAACTGAGCTGTTTCTCTTTCATCACGAGTTCAAATGAGATTTTTTCAAAATCCCAAATGAATGATTTTATGGAATGTATTAAATTCAAGTCCGTGAGTTCCGTAAGCGCCCTATAGAACTGAGCCATGACCGCGATTTTTTCTTTAAAATCTTTTTCTACTTTTTTTTCATAATCAACTTTTGCGTCCGAACGATTGAGCTTCACTTCCAAAAAAACGAGATCTTCAA encodes:
- a CDS encoding type IV secretion system DNA-binding domain-containing protein; this encodes MKLQNLFTFRLFFLTLLVVGVSLLKWMGENADYNSIWEFLKANPIELIFDIFWIYFELRAGMYILRWWYHERKVEDLVFLEVKLNRSDAKVDYEKKVEKDFKEKIAVMAQFYRALTELTDLNLIHSIKSFIWDFEKISFELVMKEKQLSFYVVCDEYFQSIVEKQITTFYPSADIEATQDYEFKREKHLFNGFYMYLKEDIFKPILMYREIEEDPLNDLSNVFSKLEEDETAVIQMIVNPIRSEKWRKKAEKNATDLYQRKKTWNIPILSSIPILGSLLNFIFSLFIPGGADNISKTNAPGASGGDHFIRMIQPQEEAIKRMGTKAGQPGFDTTIRVMACAKTAFRVEDILNNLVVAFSIFKDSYNNWFQNRRIIPMNFINAPLIYHGFKRRLGKFYFGKISLMVPDELATIFHFPDAKYNTAAIIKWLKYKVLPPPPDIPQEGQLLGLNSYRGQKTKIFIKHQDRSRHMYIIGKSGSGKSALISFLARQDAEQGKGFCVVDPHGDLVEDILEYIPKERARDVIIFNPSDIERPMGLNLLEAHTPEEKDRASLDAMEIFLKLFGNEIFGPRIQHYFRNGCLTLMDDEEEGATLIDIPRLFVDDEFQKYKVSKCRNTVVKQFWENEMAKTGAREKEEMIPYFSSKFGPFITNTTMRNIIGQQKSAFNIRQIMDEGKILLVNLSKGKIGDVNAQLLGLIFVNKIAMAALSRADIPERKRKDFYLYVDEFQNFATDAFADILSEARKYHLALIMAHQYIAQLQETHNYEKQSKVKEAVFGNVGTMITFKVGAEDAEYFAKEYAPTLSDQDILGVSNYKAYLKLNIDNASSRPFSLETIWDVTGKNQKVAEIIREYSRMKYGRKREFVDKEIEARLGMIE